In Ferroplasma sp., a single window of DNA contains:
- a CDS encoding molybdopterin molybdotransferase MoeA, whose translation MVKRIMERFESLLPYSEAVSIFDAVPWHLPGRERVNIEDAAGKISACSVFSPMDIPDKNKAAMDGYAVKHINTSNASDHNPARLELSGVNMAGGGAGYPLKDGQCREIYTGSIMPEGADAVIKVENCEQSGDYIYIYSPVLAGENVASIGEDISRGSLILGEKSIIRPQNISSMTAAGIKSATVYRNITIGIVNTGRELVTGQINNSTGSLLRSFYRRAFMDIIDGGMADDSVDSIIEKISNIRKKCDIIIVTGGSSLGRKDLTTDAISRLGKMLFSGVSIRPGRTIALFNVDNMPVLSVSGLPVAALMSSLIFVNRYVQNAFGLEITEKAPAILEERIHNKTGFTTFQVMNAFVKGGELYARPLETTASGRISSLLMGNSFTLIGENLEGMEKGSRIIINVIGDIKWE comes from the coding sequence ATGGTAAAACGTATTATGGAGCGGTTTGAAAGTTTGCTGCCATACAGTGAGGCAGTTTCCATATTCGATGCTGTGCCATGGCATTTGCCCGGCCGTGAAAGGGTAAATATTGAGGATGCTGCAGGTAAAATTTCTGCATGCAGTGTATTTTCACCTATGGACATTCCTGATAAGAATAAGGCTGCCATGGATGGTTACGCTGTAAAACACATAAATACATCCAATGCCTCGGATCATAACCCTGCAAGGCTTGAGCTCTCCGGTGTGAATATGGCAGGAGGTGGTGCAGGATACCCGCTTAAGGATGGGCAATGCAGGGAAATCTATACAGGTTCCATCATGCCAGAAGGTGCAGATGCCGTAATCAAGGTTGAAAATTGTGAACAATCTGGCGATTATATTTACATTTACTCGCCGGTACTTGCCGGGGAAAATGTAGCTTCAATAGGGGAGGATATAAGCAGGGGGAGCCTTATACTGGGAGAGAAATCCATAATAAGGCCCCAGAACATTTCATCCATGACTGCGGCAGGCATTAAATCAGCCACCGTGTACCGGAATATTACAATCGGCATTGTAAATACCGGAAGGGAACTGGTAACTGGCCAGATAAATAATTCCACGGGGTCCCTATTAAGATCATTTTACAGGCGGGCATTCATGGATATAATAGATGGTGGCATGGCTGATGACAGTGTGGATTCCATAATAGAAAAGATATCAAATATCAGGAAAAAATGCGATATAATTATAGTAACAGGAGGAAGCAGCCTGGGAAGGAAAGACCTAACCACTGATGCAATATCCAGACTGGGCAAAATGCTGTTTTCAGGTGTTTCCATAAGGCCTGGACGGACTATAGCCCTGTTCAATGTGGATAATATGCCGGTTCTATCAGTGTCAGGCCTTCCTGTAGCTGCCCTTATGTCCTCTCTAATTTTTGTAAACAGATATGTACAGAATGCTTTTGGTCTAGAGATTACAGAAAAAGCCCCGGCAATACTGGAGGAGAGGATACATAACAAAACAGGATTTACAACATTTCAGGTTATGAATGCATTTGTGAAAGGGGGAGAACTGTATGCAAGGCCACTGGAAACAACGGCTTCTGGAAGGATATCCTCGCTTCTCATGGGAAATTCCTTTACCTTAATAGGTGAAAACCTGGAGGGCATGGAGAAGGGTAGCAGAATAATAATCAATGTAATAGGTGATATAAAATGGGAATGA
- a CDS encoding sulfite exporter TauE/SafE family protein, whose translation MTLILIIVKFLTIVFGSIIAGFIGSLTGLGGGTVLVPVLTLFYGIPFIFAAGASLISTIATSAGSASAYTKKKIANIKIGIGLEIATTTGAIVGSLTLVFIDKHALIWVVYVIFGLVLLFSLIPTIKKIGKEVPPEMKPDWSTKLFQLTGSYYDERLRKTIKYHGVRWWLGEIVMFFAGFVSGLLGIGSGALKVLGMDWAMNLPMKVTTTSSNFMIGITAATGSSIYWYEGYINLFIAAATAIGVLIGAFFGAKVLVRISNENIRWIFFAILSFLGFGMVFKGLHLINFLITFSLMIQFFISVIISIVLIGLLFYNSKRKEWVRKNAKS comes from the coding sequence ATGACATTAATTCTGATAATTGTCAAATTCCTTACAATCGTCTTTGGTTCTATCATTGCTGGATTCATAGGATCCCTTACTGGTCTTGGGGGCGGGACAGTTCTTGTGCCAGTTCTTACGCTTTTCTACGGCATACCTTTCATCTTCGCAGCAGGTGCAAGTCTGATATCGACAATAGCAACCTCAGCTGGTTCGGCAAGTGCGTACACGAAGAAGAAGATTGCGAATATAAAAATAGGTATTGGCCTGGAGATAGCAACAACCACAGGTGCTATTGTAGGCTCCCTGACTCTTGTTTTTATAGATAAGCATGCCCTCATCTGGGTTGTATATGTGATCTTCGGGCTGGTTCTTCTGTTTTCCCTTATTCCTACTATCAAGAAAATAGGAAAGGAGGTGCCGCCGGAGATGAAACCGGACTGGAGCACTAAGTTATTCCAGCTAACGGGGTCTTATTACGACGAGAGGCTTAGAAAAACAATAAAATATCACGGTGTCAGATGGTGGCTTGGAGAAATAGTCATGTTCTTTGCGGGATTTGTTTCCGGGCTTCTGGGCATTGGATCCGGAGCATTGAAGGTTCTGGGAATGGACTGGGCAATGAATCTTCCAATGAAGGTTACAACCACATCCAGCAATTTCATGATAGGAATTACGGCTGCAACGGGCAGTTCAATATACTGGTATGAGGGATATATAAATCTGTTTATTGCAGCAGCCACGGCAATAGGCGTTCTTATAGGTGCTTTTTTCGGTGCTAAAGTTCTGGTCAGAATTTCCAATGAAAATATAAGATGGATATTCTTTGCAATTTTATCTTTCCTGGGATTTGGCATGGTGTTCAAGGGGTTGCACCTGATAAATTTCCTGATAACCTTTTCACTGATGATACAGTTCTTTATATCTGTGATAATATCTATAGTTTTAATAGGTTTGCTATTCTATAATTCAAAAAGAAAGGAATGGGTGAGAAAAAATGCGAAATCATGA
- a CDS encoding DUF1634 domain-containing protein, whose amino-acid sequence MRNHDDEVIISYFLRAGVLISVSFIIAGVIILFAKNGGDGFTLSQMSSYNYALAHGIDSRSVSLNKILSGLSAIDGLYFITVGLWVLIFTPITVVFIGWISFLDDKNYLYVGMASIVLFNLFFAMLVVPRFLI is encoded by the coding sequence ATGCGAAATCATGATGATGAAGTAATTATAAGCTATTTCCTGAGGGCAGGAGTTCTTATAAGCGTATCTTTTATTATTGCAGGTGTTATAATACTGTTTGCCAAAAATGGAGGGGATGGGTTTACACTTTCCCAGATGTCCAGTTACAATTATGCACTTGCACACGGAATAGATTCCAGGTCTGTGTCACTAAATAAAATTTTATCTGGTCTTTCAGCAATCGATGGGCTTTATTTCATAACGGTAGGGCTCTGGGTTCTCATATTCACGCCCATAACAGTGGTCTTCATAGGATGGATTTCCTTCCTGGATGATAAAAACTACCTTTATGTGGGAATGGCATCCATAGTGCTTTTCAACCTGTTCTTTGCGATGCTTGTTGTACCAAGATTTCTTATATAA
- a CDS encoding N-acetyltransferase produces the protein MAAGNSFFGFARGFEIRDSESIMEIIKCSLSEYYTKSLILDLYRSWPQAFIVYDNFDSVVGFIIGAKYSGTEGRILLFAVKKSFREAGVGQALLNRELQVMTGAGLSTVRLEVRTDNENGIKFYKKNGFSIISTLKNYYSDLSDAYLMWKII, from the coding sequence ATGGCTGCAGGTAATTCATTTTTTGGATTTGCCAGGGGATTCGAGATCAGGGATAGCGAAAGCATAATGGAGATAATTAAATGTTCCCTATCTGAATATTACACAAAATCACTGATACTGGATCTTTACAGATCGTGGCCACAGGCTTTCATAGTGTACGATAATTTCGATTCAGTTGTAGGATTCATAATAGGTGCAAAATATTCCGGGACTGAGGGTAGAATCCTCCTGTTTGCAGTTAAAAAATCCTTCAGGGAAGCTGGGGTGGGACAGGCCCTATTAAACAGGGAATTGCAGGTAATGACTGGTGCCGGGCTTTCTACAGTAAGGCTGGAGGTAAGGACAGACAATGAAAATGGAATTAAATTTTATAAAAAGAATGGCTTTTCAATAATATCCACGCTGAAAAATTATTATTCTGACCTGTCAGATGCATACTTAATGTGGAAAATAATTTAA
- a CDS encoding methionine adenosyltransferase has translation MESQLKQERNIQVEAIKQSPTMSREVEIVERKGIGHPDSVADGIAESVSRSLSKYYIKQYGRILHHNTDQVEVVGGQADPKFKGGNVLEPTYILLSGRATATVGDERIPVKSIAIKSAKDYLREHFPDLDIDSDVMIDSRIGNGSVDLRGLYDTRKFKANDTSFGVGFAPFTDTESIVKLTEKYINGDLKKSLPGIGYDIKVMGFRKGKTINLTVAAAYVDKYVKDPTEYNSIKEELIDKIKDNAMKYTDNDLQVYVNTGDVKSDSVYYLTVTGLSMENGDDGSVGRGNRVNGIITPYRPMSMEAAAGKNPVTHVGKLYNVLSNQIASKVVEEEGGDIKEVLVRIVSQIGRPVDEPHVASLQLIYEDNVDPSKHKNNIRAIADDKLAHIDQLTQMFVDGKAEVF, from the coding sequence AGCAGAGAAGTAGAAATTGTTGAAAGGAAGGGCATTGGCCATCCTGACAGTGTTGCAGATGGAATAGCAGAATCTGTTAGCAGGTCCCTGAGCAAATATTACATTAAGCAGTACGGCAGGATATTGCACCACAATACCGATCAGGTTGAAGTGGTTGGCGGACAGGCAGATCCAAAGTTCAAGGGCGGAAATGTACTGGAGCCCACATATATACTTTTGAGCGGGCGTGCAACAGCAACAGTTGGAGATGAGAGGATACCGGTCAAGTCAATAGCAATAAAATCAGCAAAGGACTATCTTAGAGAGCATTTCCCGGATCTTGATATAGACTCCGATGTAATGATAGATTCAAGGATCGGCAACGGCTCAGTGGATCTGAGAGGACTGTACGACACAAGGAAATTCAAGGCAAACGACACATCTTTTGGTGTTGGTTTTGCGCCATTTACAGACACAGAAAGCATAGTAAAGCTTACTGAAAAATACATCAATGGCGATCTTAAGAAATCCCTTCCCGGGATAGGTTACGATATAAAGGTTATGGGATTTAGGAAGGGCAAGACAATAAACCTAACAGTTGCCGCAGCATATGTAGATAAGTATGTTAAAGACCCCACTGAATACAACTCCATAAAGGAAGAGCTGATTGACAAGATCAAGGACAACGCAATGAAATACACAGATAATGATCTTCAGGTATATGTCAATACAGGGGATGTAAAATCTGATAGTGTGTATTACCTCACCGTTACCGGGCTTTCAATGGAAAACGGGGACGATGGATCGGTTGGAAGGGGCAACAGGGTAAACGGTATTATAACGCCATACAGGCCCATGAGCATGGAAGCAGCTGCGGGCAAGAACCCTGTAACACATGTAGGCAAACTTTACAATGTGCTTTCCAACCAGATCGCCTCAAAGGTTGTAGAGGAAGAAGGAGGAGACATAAAAGAAGTCCTTGTAAGAATAGTATCACAGATAGGCAGGCCTGTGGATGAGCCCCATGTTGCATCACTGCAGCTCATATATGAGGACAATGTTGACCCATCAAAACACAAAAACAACATCAGGGCAATAGCCGATGACAAGCTGGCACATATAGATCAGCTTACGCAGATGTTTGTTGACGGGAAGGCAGAGGTCTTCTGA